In Serinicoccus marinus DSM 15273, the genomic stretch TGCTCCTGGGCCAGCCGGGCCACGTGGAAGGCGATGGAGGTGTCCATGAGGACACCGGTGATCAGGAGCTTCTTTCCCTCGAGGAGCATGAGGGGAACTCTAGTCCGTCCTGACGCGGCGGCAGTCGCGACGCGCTGCGGCCCGGCCCACGATCACGCCCGGCCACGGACCCTCGCCTCAGTGCCCCATGCCCAGCCCGCCGTCGACCGGGATGACGGCGCCGGAGATGTAGGCCGCGTCCGGTCCGGCGAGGAAGCGCACCACGCCGGCGACCTCCTGCGGCGTGGCGAAGCGCCCGGAGGGTATGCCCGCCAGGTAGGTCTTGCGCCGGTCCTCGGGGAGCTGCTCGGTCATCTCGGTCTCGATGAAGCCCGGGGCGACGACGTTGGCGGTGATGCCGCGACCGCCCAGCTCGCGGGTGATGGAACGGGCCAGCCCGACGAGGGCGGACTTGGACGCGGCGTAGTTGGTCTGCCCGGGCGAGCCGTAGAGGCCGACGACCGAGGAGATGAGGATGATGCGGCCCGCCCGCGCGCGGATCATGCCCGTGGAGGCGCGTCGGGCGCACCGGAAGGCCCCGGCGAGGTTGGTGTCGATCACCGCGTCGAACTCCTCGTCGCTCATCCGCATGAGCAGGGTGTCCTTGGTGATGCCGGCGTTGGCCACGAGCACGTCCACCGGCCGCCCGAGCAGCTCCTCGGCCTCGCTGAAGGCCTCGTCGACGCTCGCGGAGTCGGTGACGTCGCAGCGCACGCCCCGCAGCCCCTCGGGCGGCTCACCGCTGCGGTGGGTGATGACGACGTCGTCGCCGGCGTCGGCGAAGGCCCGGGCGATGGCCAGGCCGATGCCGCGGTTGCCGCCGGTCACGAGCACGGCTGACCGGGTGGTGTCGGGGGTGTCGCTGTGATTCGTCACGGAGCCACCGTAGCCGTATCCTGGAGGGGTGCCCAGCACCTCGACCACGACCGGCAAGGCGCGGCGTCCCGCCCAGGCGGTGACCGCCGCGAGGCGGTCGGTGGAGGAGGACCGGCGGCGCCGGATGTGGCAGTACCTCCTGGCGATGGGGGTGCGCACGGCGTCCTTCCCGGTGGCGGTGTGGGCCTTCATGACCGAGCGGTATGCCATCGCCTGGGTGGCCGTGGCCCTCGCCGCCCTCATTCCCGCCTTCGCCGTCATGCTCGCCAACGCGGTCGACCAGCGACGCGCACCCGGCGAGGCGCCGCGCTCCCCCACCCGGGGCCTGGGCGCCCCACCGACGCGGCCCGCACCGCGGCCGGGGAGCGCCGACACCGTGCTGACCGGCGAGGTGCTCAGCAGCAGGCATACCCGCAGCGACGCCGACGCGCCGTGACGGGGGCGGCCACCGGCCAGCTCGTCTGCAGCGCCAAGGCGTGCCGTCGTGCCGCCGCGCACGCGGTCGTGTGGCGCAACCCGCGGTTGCACGCGCCGGACCGGCGCAAGGTGTGGCTCGCCTGCGAGGACCACCGGGACCACCTGCGCGACTTCGTCCAGGTGCGCGGCTTCCTCCTCGAGGTCCTGGCGGTCGAGGAGCTGACCGAGGCGGACGGCTGAGGTGTGGCAGGTGCTACGCCGGCCGCGCTGGCTCGGCTATCTCGTCCTCGCCGTCGTCTTCGGGGTCGTCACCGCCGGCCTCGGTGCCTGGCAGTGGCAGCGGCACGAGAGCAAGGTCGAGCGACGTGCTGTCGTCGAGGCCAACTACGGCGGCGACCCGGCACCGGTGGACGCGGTGCTCCCCGTGGGCTCCGACCTCGGGGCCGGGCAGCGCTGGAGCCGGGTACGCGCCACCGGGACCTACCTGTCCGCCGAGCAGCACCTGGTCCGGAACCGGCCGCACCAGGGCGTCTACGGCTACGAGGTGCTGGTGCCGCTGCGGCTGGACGACGGCACGGTGCTGGCGGTGGACCGCGGCTGGGTGCCCAACGCCGCCACCGCCGCGCAGCTCCCGGACGTCCCGGAGGCGCCTGCCGGTGAAGTGACGGTGACCGGCTGGCTGCTGCCCTCCGAACCCGACCTCGGCCTGGACCCGGTGGCCGGGCAGCTCGGCTCGGTCACGCTCGACGGGCTGGCCGAGGCCACCGGACTGGAGCCGCGCGGCGCCTACCTCGTGCTGGAGTCCGAGGAGCCGCCCGCCACGACGCGGCCGGAGCAGCGCGAGGCCCCCGACACCGGCCTCGGCGCCCACCTGGCCTACGCCCTGCAGTGGTGGCTGACCGTGCCGGTGGGGGTGCTCCTGGTGCTCGTCATGGCGCGTCGGCAGGCGCAGGACGAGGGACTCGTGACCCGGAGCGCGACGACGACCACCCCCGCACATGGCCGCCGGGAGAAGAAGGTCCGGATCTGGGACGAGGAGGACGCCTGAGGCGACGGCAGCGACTCAGGTGCGGAACTGCGTGCGGTGGAGCGCGGCATACAGCCCACCCTCGGCGAGCAGCTGCTCGTGGGTGCCCCGCTGCACCACCTGGCCGTCCTCCAGGACGAGGATGAGGTCGGCGTCCCGCACCGTGGACAGCCGGTGCGCGACGACGATCGAGGTGCGCCCGTGCAGCGCCTCGTCCAGCGCCCGCTGCACGGCGGCCTCCGACTCGCTGTCGAGGTGGGCGGTGGCCTCGTCGAGCACGACCACCGCGGGCGACTTGAGCAGCAGCCGGGCGATGGCGAGGCGCTGCTTCTCACCACCAGAGAGCCGGTGCCCGCGGTCCCCGACCACGGTGTCCAGCCCGTCCGGCAGCCGGCGCACGAGGTCGGCGATGCGGGCACCCTCCAGCGCGTGCCAGATCTGCGTCTCGGAGGCCTCCGGGCGGGCGTAGCGCAGGTTGGCGCGCACCGTGTCGTTGAACATGTGCGCCTCCTGGGTGACGACCCCCACCGTGTCCCGCAGCGAGTCGAAGGAGACCTCGCGCAGGTCCACGCCGCCGATGCGCACGCTGCCCGCGGTGGGGTCGTAGAGACGGGTGACCAGGGTGGTCAGGGTCGTCTTGCCCGCGCCGGAGGGTCCGACGAGGGCGACCATCGAGCCGGCGGGGATCGTCGCGTCGATCCCGCGGAGCACGGTATGCCCGTCGCCGTCGTGGGTCTCCGCCTCCGGCCGCTGCTCCAGCGAGGCGATCGAGACCTCCTCCGCCTCGGGGTAGGAGAAGGCGACGCCGGACAGCTCGATGCCGACCGGGCCGGCGGGGATGGCGACGGGCTGCTCGGCCTCCTGCACCAGCGGGCGCAGGTCGAGGACCTCGAAGATCCGCTCGAAGCTGACCAGCGCGGTCATGATGTCCACCCGCACGTTCGACAGCGACGTGAGCGGGCCGTACATCCGGGTGAGGAGCACGGACATCGCGACCAGGGTGCCGGTGGTCAGCTGGCCGGCGATGGTCATGAGCCCGCCGAGCCCGTAGACCAGCGCCGTCGCCAGCGCCGCCACGAGGCCGAGCGCCGCCATGAAGAAGACCCGGTTGACGGCGATCGACACGCCGGAGTCGCGCACCCCGGCGGCGCGCTCGGCATACTCCTCGTCCTCGGTGGCCGGGCGGCCGAAGAGGCGCACCAGCAGCGCCCCCCCGACGTTGAAGCGCTCGGTCATCCGTGCCTGCATGTCTGCGTTGAGCGCCATCTGCCTGCGGGTGAGCGCGGAGAGGCGCGCGCCCATGAAGCGCGCCGGGACGAGGAAGATCGGCACGAGCAGCAGCGCGAGCAGCGTGATCTGCCAGCTCATCGAGAACAGCGCGACGAGGATGAGCGCGAGCTGCACCAGGCTGGAGACGAAGCCGGACAGGATCGAGGTGAAGGCCGTCTGCGCCCCGATGACGTCGCTGTTGAGCCGGGAGACGAGGGCGCCGGTCTGCGCGCGGGTGAAGAAGGCGATCGGCTGGCGCAGCACGTGCGCGAAGACCTCGCGGCGCAGGTTGTAGATCAGCCCCTC encodes the following:
- the fabG gene encoding beta-ketoacyl-ACP reductase, whose protein sequence is MTNHSDTPDTTRSAVLVTGGNRGIGLAIARAFADAGDDVVITHRSGEPPEGLRGVRCDVTDSASVDEAFSEAEELLGRPVDVLVANAGITKDTLLMRMSDEEFDAVIDTNLAGAFRCARRASTGMIRARAGRIILISSVVGLYGSPGQTNYAASKSALVGLARSITRELGGRGITANVVAPGFIETEMTEQLPEDRRKTYLAGIPSGRFATPQEVAGVVRFLAGPDAAYISGAVIPVDGGLGMGH
- a CDS encoding DUF3099 domain-containing protein, with the translated sequence MPSTSTTTGKARRPAQAVTAARRSVEEDRRRRMWQYLLAMGVRTASFPVAVWAFMTERYAIAWVAVALAALIPAFAVMLANAVDQRRAPGEAPRSPTRGLGAPPTRPAPRPGSADTVLTGEVLSSRHTRSDADAP
- a CDS encoding SURF1 family protein — its product is MLRRPRWLGYLVLAVVFGVVTAGLGAWQWQRHESKVERRAVVEANYGGDPAPVDAVLPVGSDLGAGQRWSRVRATGTYLSAEQHLVRNRPHQGVYGYEVLVPLRLDDGTVLAVDRGWVPNAATAAQLPDVPEAPAGEVTVTGWLLPSEPDLGLDPVAGQLGSVTLDGLAEATGLEPRGAYLVLESEEPPATTRPEQREAPDTGLGAHLAYALQWWLTVPVGVLLVLVMARRQAQDEGLVTRSATTTTPAHGRREKKVRIWDEEDA
- a CDS encoding ABC transporter ATP-binding protein, encoding MTVGLRGGTFRSFAKDQSVKDHRIGRDTARRVAGYGRPFLGRIVVYLLLTVLAGGLVTVVPLLLGRIIDQGVEVGDRDVVVRLALLVAGLAVVEAVVTVVIRWFGSRIGEGLIYNLRREVFAHVLRQPIAFFTRAQTGALVSRLNSDVIGAQTAFTSILSGFVSSLVQLALILVALFSMSWQITLLALLLVPIFLVPARFMGARLSALTRRQMALNADMQARMTERFNVGGALLVRLFGRPATEDEEYAERAAGVRDSGVSIAVNRVFFMAALGLVAALATALVYGLGGLMTIAGQLTTGTLVAMSVLLTRMYGPLTSLSNVRVDIMTALVSFERIFEVLDLRPLVQEAEQPVAIPAGPVGIELSGVAFSYPEAEEVSIASLEQRPEAETHDGDGHTVLRGIDATIPAGSMVALVGPSGAGKTTLTTLVTRLYDPTAGSVRIGGVDLREVSFDSLRDTVGVVTQEAHMFNDTVRANLRYARPEASETQIWHALEGARIADLVRRLPDGLDTVVGDRGHRLSGGEKQRLAIARLLLKSPAVVVLDEATAHLDSESEAAVQRALDEALHGRTSIVVAHRLSTVRDADLILVLEDGQVVQRGTHEQLLAEGGLYAALHRTQFRT